TGCCCGCAAGAATGATCAGCGACAGGACGGCCTGATTGGTCTCGACAAACGTCCGGATCGCCTCGATCATGTCAGCCGTTCTGCGCCCGGTGCAGCAATTTGTGATCGGCGAGGACCAGCGCCATCATGGCTTCGACGACCGGCGCGCCGCGGATGCCGACGCATGGATCGTGACGTCCCTTGGTGACGATGTCGGTCGCCTCGCCCGCCTTGTTGATCGTCGGCACGGGGGTCAGGATCGAACTCGTCGGCTTGAACGCGACGCGGACGACGACGGGCTGGCCGGTCGAGATGCCGCCCGCAATGCCGCCGGCATTGTTCGACAGGAAATCGGGACGGTTGCTGCCGTCGGTCGCGGGGCGCATCGGGTCGGCATTTTCCTCGCCGCGCAGCCGGGCGGCCGTGAAACCCGCGCCGATCTCGACGCCTTTGACGGCATTGATTCCTATCATCGCGGCGGCAAGGTCGCTGTCGAGCTTGGCATAGATAGGCGCGCCCCACCCGGCGGGGACGCCGCTCGCCGCGCATTCGATCACCGCGCCCAGCGAACTGCCCGACTTGCGCGCGGCATCCATCAGCCCTTCCCAGCGCTGCGCCGCAGCGGGGTCGGGGCAGAAAAAGGGATTGCGGTCAATCTCTTCGAGG
The Sphingopyxis macrogoltabida genome window above contains:
- the aroC gene encoding chorismate synthase; translated protein: MSFNSFGRVLRFTTWGESHGPALGAVVDGCPPRLSLSEADIQPFLDKRRPGQSRHTTQRQEPDQVRILSGVFEGKTTGTPISLMIENVDQRSKDYGEIAQAYRPGHADYAYDAKYGIRDYRGGGRSSARETAARVAAGGVARLVIPEVQIHAWVAEIGGDAIDPTNFDLEEIDRNPFFCPDPAAAQRWEGLMDAARKSGSSLGAVIECAASGVPAGWGAPIYAKLDSDLAAAMIGINAVKGVEIGAGFTAARLRGEENADPMRPATDGSNRPDFLSNNAGGIAGGISTGQPVVVRVAFKPTSSILTPVPTINKAGEATDIVTKGRHDPCVGIRGAPVVEAMMALVLADHKLLHRAQNG